Sequence from the bacterium genome:
TATCCCATTTGGGTTTTTATCGGTGTTTGCCTGTTGCACGGTATTGTGGCTCATAACATATTTGTGGCAGCGCTGTCCGTAAAAGTATTGATATTTTTCATTTTATTTTTCTTCATGTTTATCAATATACCTCATTCCGAAAAATATGCACGTTTAATAATAACAATATATTTGTTGACAGGCATTGTCACAGGGATATTTGGCATCCTGCAATTTACCAGCGGGAGCGAATTCTTTTCACAACTTACCTACCTGCCAAAAATTACCAATCAAGTAGTAACTTTTGCTGAACAAGACGTGCTTTTTTGGAGGGCGTTTTCCACTTTTGCCGGTCCCGGCTTTTTTGCACATTATTTAGTAATGGTGCTTTTCCTCGCTATAGCAGTATTGATTTTCCCTTCTTATAAACAATTACGATTATTGGCAATCATCAGTATTGCTGTTTGTTCTCCTGCTTTGGTGATGACTTTTGTGCGCTCCGCCTGGTTTGCTTTTGCTTTGGGCTGTGCGGCATTAGCGGTCACTAAAAAGGTTAAGGTCTTGCTATATTTTGGCATTTTATGGTGTTTGCTGATATTTATGGCTCCATTAGCATTGAATCGGATAAAAAGTACTTTTACAGCAGGCGATATTAGCTATAACATAAGAAGGGAGCAGACCACTTTGGTGGGCCTAAAAAACGTGGCCCGCCATCCTTTTGGAGTCGGGTTAGAAACATTGGGGGGACGTTTCGACCTGAAAACCGGAGCCGCAGCAGGGTTCTATATTCCAGGAACAGATAAGCGCTTGGTGGGCTGGCTGCCTGACAACCAATATATAAGCATCGCGTTGCAATTGGGCTGGGCCGGTTTGGCGGCCTATATCTGGATTTTACTGACGGCCTTAAGGATTGCCTGGAAAGAGATGGGCCAGCCCAAAGATGAAATGGCAGCCATATTAAACGCAACTTCATTTTGTGTATTAGTTCAAATAGTCTTAGCGAGTTTTGCTGGAGAATTTGCGGAGGCTTTTCCTTTAAGTTTATTGGCGGGATGTTTTTTGGCCCTTCCCTTTGTATATCAAAAACAAACCCCGAATACTAATGATGAAGAATGAGTTAACGCCAGCCCAGCCATTATCTGTGTGCCTGATCGGATCTCCTCCTTCCGAGAGATTCCACAGTATGGATATTTATGAAATGGGCCTGGCTGGAGGTCTATATGGGATAGAGGGAATTGATTTAAGGAGACAGCAATGGCCCGCAACTGGTATTCCAAAGAATAAATATCTGTCAGCGATTATGACCTATTGGAATCGGTCCTGCCGCTATCCTATGCTTTTAAACCCGCCGGTCTCAGACCTGTACCACATATTGGACCATTCATATGCCCATCTTATAACTAAACTTCCCAGGGAGAAAACAATAATAACCTGTCACGACCTAATGCCGATGATGGTGGAGTGTTATGAAAATACAATTGGCGGAAAACTATCCCTGGCTTCTTTCAGACACAGCGTTTCTTGTCTGAATAAAGCCCGGCATATATTAGCCGATTCGGGAGCCACTAAAAATGCCCTGATCGATATCTTGAAGTTGGCAGATAAAAACATTACCGTGGTGCCTCTGGGAGTGGATGAAATCTTTTGCCCCACCAAACCTGGCCAGGACCACAAAGAATCGGATAAAACTAAATACATCCTTCAGGTGGGGGCAACAGCCGAACCTTATAAGAACACAATGAACATTCTGCGTTCATTTTCGTTGCTGTTCAAGAGAGGGGGAGGACAAATCAAGCTGCTCAAGGTAGGAAAACCCTACACTAAGGAACAACTGGGATTTATTGAGAGCGAAGGGCTTGCTGCCCAGATCCGGTATTTGGGATTTGTGGATAGAAAAGAATTGCCTAAAGTATATCGCCAAGCCTCGGTTCTTTTAATGCCTTCCCTTTACGAAGGGTTTGGAATGCCCTTGCTGGAGGCCATGGCTAGTGGAATCCCGGTGGTAGCTTCACGCCGGGGCTCGATCCCCGAAGTGGCCGGCGAGGCAGCATTCTACGTTGATCCAGATGATCCAAAGGACATAGCCCGGGGCGTGGAAAAGGTTTTAAACGACAGCACTCTCAGACAGGATCTTATAACCAAAGGCCTTTTAAGGGCAAAGGCGTTTACCTGGAAAAGAACGGCCGAGGAAACACTTATGGTTTATCGTAAAATAATTGATAGCAACTGATGTGCGGAATTTGCGGCATATATAATTACTTGGAGCCAGACCGTCCGGTTGATCCGGTCCTGATTCGGGCCATGATGCAGGCCATGCTGTCGCGCGGACCGGATGACGAGGGCACCCATATCCAGGGAGGCCTGGGCCTGGGCTTTCGCAGGCTTTCCATCGTGGATCTTTCCGGCGGCCACCAGCCGTTAAGTGATGAGACCGGTTCCTTGTGGCTGGTCTTGAACGGGGAAATCTATAATTACCCGCAGCTGAAAAAAGAACTCTTAAGCCGGGGCCATAAATTCAAGACCGCCAGCGATGCTGAATCGGTGCTGCACCTCTATCAGGACCACGGACCGGAGCTACTAGCTAAACTGGAAGGCATGTTTGCCTTTGCCCTGTGGGATACCGCCAAACGCCGGCTGATGCTGGCTCGAGACCGCACCGGCATAAAGCCGTTGTATTACCATGATGATGGGAAACGCCTGATATTCGGTTCTTCGCTGGTATCGGTTCTGACAGACCCTTCGATCAAAAAAGAACTCTCCCTTTCGGCCTTCAGCGATTTCCTGGCTTTGCGATATGTGCCGGCGCCGGACACTGCCATCAACGGCGTAAAAAAGCTGGAACCGGGCCATTTTCTGTTGTCCGGTGCCAAGGGCATTTCAATAAAAAGATACTGGAGCATCCCGGCCCGGCTGCCCCGGTTGCCGGAAGCAGAAGCCAGGGAACTGCTGTCCAAACAACTCATGAAATCAATCGGCTCCCATTTGATGAGCGATGTGCCGGTGGCCGCCTTTTTGTCCGGGGGGATAGATTCTTCCATCGTGGTGGGAGCAATGGTCAAACTGGGAGCCAGGCCAAAGACATTCACCGCCGGCTTTGAGGGGGACCCCTTGTTTGACGAATTGCCCTATGCCAAACAGGTGGCAGATCACTGGGGACTGGATAATTATCAGGTGCAGATCAGCTCTGCCGAGGTCCAACAGCATGTTGCCGATATAGCCAGAGCGTTGGAGGAACCGATAGCTGATCCGGCAGCCATTCCCGGATATTTTCTGTCCCAGATGGCGGCCCGGCAGGTCAAGGTGGTTTTGACCGGAGAAGGTGCCGATGAGACCTTTGCAGGATACCGCCGTTACTGGTGGGCGCTGGAGCGAAGCAGCCGGCTGAAACCATTATCCCGCCTGGGAACCGGCCCGGCCCGGCTGATAGATAAAATGGGATTCAACTTTTACCGTCACCGAAGTTTAAAGCTGTTGACGGAACCCAAGCTCTCCACGGCCTACCTGGAGAACATAGCGCTGTTCAATTTAAAAGAGCGCCAGGCACTGGCCGGTCCGGTATTGAATGATCTGATGTCCAGCCGGCCTTATCCCCGCCAGCCGGAGGAATTATTCAAAGATATAAGCGACCTGGAGCCGATAGACCAGCTTCAGTATGCAGACACTTCATACTGGCTGCCAGACGATCTTTTAATCAAAATGGACAAGATAACAATGGCCCATTCGCTGGAAGCCAGGGTCCCATTCTTGGACAATGACCTGCTGACCCTGGCCTGGCAGGTATCCGGAAGCATTCGCTATAAAAATGGTACCTCAAAGTATCTGCTGAGGGAAATAGCTGGGGATCTGCTGCCATCAGAGATACTGAAAAGGCCCAAGCAGGGATTTGACCTGCCCCTGGCCCGATGGTTCCGGGGTCCCCTGGGTGAATTTGCACGCCAGACAATAATGGACAGCCGAATGGTCCGGGAAAAATGGATCGACCCAGCTATGACGGAAGAATACTTAAAACAGCATTTGACCCATAAGCATGATCGTTCTTTTCAAATATATGCCCTGATGTTGTGGAGCATCTGGGAACGCGAGTTATTGGGATGAATATCCTGTTCATCAATCATATGGGCTTTCTGGGGGGTGGGGAAAAAAGCATGCTGGCCCTGATGAAGGGACTTAAGGAGACGGGGAAATATTCAATCACCTTGCTGGTTCCGGAAGGCGA
This genomic interval carries:
- a CDS encoding glycosyltransferase family 1 protein, producing MMKNELTPAQPLSVCLIGSPPSERFHSMDIYEMGLAGGLYGIEGIDLRRQQWPATGIPKNKYLSAIMTYWNRSCRYPMLLNPPVSDLYHILDHSYAHLITKLPREKTIITCHDLMPMMVECYENTIGGKLSLASFRHSVSCLNKARHILADSGATKNALIDILKLADKNITVVPLGVDEIFCPTKPGQDHKESDKTKYILQVGATAEPYKNTMNILRSFSLLFKRGGGQIKLLKVGKPYTKEQLGFIESEGLAAQIRYLGFVDRKELPKVYRQASVLLMPSLYEGFGMPLLEAMASGIPVVASRRGSIPEVAGEAAFYVDPDDPKDIARGVEKVLNDSTLRQDLITKGLLRAKAFTWKRTAEETLMVYRKIIDSN
- the asnB gene encoding asparagine synthase (glutamine-hydrolyzing), which produces MCGICGIYNYLEPDRPVDPVLIRAMMQAMLSRGPDDEGTHIQGGLGLGFRRLSIVDLSGGHQPLSDETGSLWLVLNGEIYNYPQLKKELLSRGHKFKTASDAESVLHLYQDHGPELLAKLEGMFAFALWDTAKRRLMLARDRTGIKPLYYHDDGKRLIFGSSLVSVLTDPSIKKELSLSAFSDFLALRYVPAPDTAINGVKKLEPGHFLLSGAKGISIKRYWSIPARLPRLPEAEARELLSKQLMKSIGSHLMSDVPVAAFLSGGIDSSIVVGAMVKLGARPKTFTAGFEGDPLFDELPYAKQVADHWGLDNYQVQISSAEVQQHVADIARALEEPIADPAAIPGYFLSQMAARQVKVVLTGEGADETFAGYRRYWWALERSSRLKPLSRLGTGPARLIDKMGFNFYRHRSLKLLTEPKLSTAYLENIALFNLKERQALAGPVLNDLMSSRPYPRQPEELFKDISDLEPIDQLQYADTSYWLPDDLLIKMDKITMAHSLEARVPFLDNDLLTLAWQVSGSIRYKNGTSKYLLREIAGDLLPSEILKRPKQGFDLPLARWFRGPLGEFARQTIMDSRMVREKWIDPAMTEEYLKQHLTHKHDRSFQIYALMLWSIWERELLG